In Salminus brasiliensis chromosome 24, fSalBra1.hap2, whole genome shotgun sequence, one genomic interval encodes:
- the LOC140546345 gene encoding uncharacterized protein: protein MLKEGTQEVEMVVEIYESADAVRGHDPNTETEAVNTRRKLQTQQAVMSSAESRSYRLTAVCLGLLCVLLLTAITLLWIKFNNLTAERDQLQTSYTNLTAERDQLQRSLSELVKAMQQNWKIFNTSLYYISTERKSWDEGRQDCRERGADLVIINSVEEQKFVDDLSKNKDAGVSIGLTDQAEEGVWKWVDGTALTTAVQELSSTLHLRLTSSTEVLFIIGLSRTPLELLSLEGSW, encoded by the exons ggtggagatggtggtggagatCTATGAGAGCGCAGATGCTGTTAGAGGACATGACcccaacacagagacagaggccGTCAACACGAGGAGGAAGCTACAGACACAACAAGCAG TAATGAGCTCTGCAGAAAGCAGATCCTACAGACTGACTGCAGTGTGtctggggctgctgtgtgttcTCCTGCTGACTGCCATCACACTGCTGTGGATCAAGTTCaacaacctgactgcagagagagaccagttacaaaCCAGTTACACCaatctgactgcagagagagacca ACTCCAgaggagcctttctgaactgg tgaagGCAATGCAGCAGAACTGGAAGATCTTCAACACCAGTCTTTACTACATCTCCACTGAAAGGAAGAGCTGGGATGAGGGACGAcaggactgcagagagagaggagcagaccTGGTGATCATAAACAGTGTAGAGGAACAG AAGTTTGTAGATGATCTGAGCAAAAATAAGGATGCTGGGGTTTCTATTGGTCTGACTGACCAAGCTGAAGAAGGAGTCTGGAAATGGGTGGACGGCACAGCTCTGACCACAGC TGTGCAAGAGCTAAGCTCCACCCTTCACCTGAGGCTCACCTCCAGCACAGAGGTGCTGTTCATCATTGGACTGAGTAGGACTCCTCTTGAGCTCCTCAGTTTGGAGGGTTCTTGGTGA